The following are encoded together in the Acaryochloris thomasi RCC1774 genome:
- a CDS encoding cryptochrome/photolyase family protein has product MTIGVWILGDQLWSEQAALRTCEEKGPVLFIESAQQGQERPYHRQKLILVWSAMRHFAEELRQAEWLVTYEIASDFVKPLTNWVKAQQITELRVMAPNDRPFAVFLQSLALPCSLTLVLNNHFLWSDAEFQDWAEGRKTLRMETFYREGRKRFQVLMEGKHPVGGQWNFDKENRKPPSKQLQPPEPLWFEPDTITQEVIDRVESEDLSNYGAAQPFRWAVTRAQALQVLDSFIEHRLPTFGAYQDAMVTGEDTLWHALLSPYLNLGLLQPLEVVEAAERAYHERQIALNNVEGFIRQVLGWREYMHGLYHHADHSQSNWFGHTRALPDFYWTAQTEMNCLHQTLSQVERTGYAHHIQRLMLLSNFALIAGLSPQAVEDWFHAAFIDAYDWVMQTNVIGMGLFADGGVLASKPYAASANYINRMSDYCKGCQYNPKVRIGETACPFNFFYWDFLDRHRDKLQSQGRMSFILANLDKMAAEELAAIRQQAQNWHQKHQPVQSD; this is encoded by the coding sequence ATGACGATTGGTGTTTGGATATTAGGTGATCAGCTCTGGAGTGAACAGGCTGCCCTACGGACTTGTGAAGAAAAAGGACCGGTGCTTTTCATTGAGTCGGCCCAGCAGGGGCAAGAGCGCCCCTACCATCGACAAAAGCTGATTTTAGTTTGGTCAGCCATGCGTCACTTTGCTGAAGAGTTGCGTCAGGCAGAGTGGTTGGTTACCTATGAGATTGCCTCAGATTTTGTGAAACCGCTCACAAATTGGGTCAAGGCTCAGCAGATCACAGAACTGCGGGTAATGGCTCCCAACGATCGCCCGTTTGCAGTATTTCTGCAGTCTTTAGCGTTGCCCTGCTCGCTAACGCTCGTGCTCAATAACCACTTCCTCTGGAGCGATGCTGAGTTCCAAGACTGGGCAGAGGGTCGCAAGACGCTGCGTATGGAAACCTTCTACCGAGAGGGTCGCAAGCGCTTTCAGGTTTTGATGGAAGGCAAGCATCCCGTCGGGGGGCAGTGGAATTTCGATAAGGAAAATCGGAAGCCGCCTTCCAAGCAGCTCCAGCCTCCTGAACCGCTGTGGTTTGAACCAGACACGATTACTCAGGAGGTGATAGACAGGGTTGAATCGGAGGACTTGTCTAATTATGGTGCCGCGCAACCTTTTCGTTGGGCCGTCACTCGGGCACAGGCGCTACAGGTTCTAGATTCTTTCATTGAGCATCGACTTCCGACCTTTGGTGCCTACCAAGATGCAATGGTCACGGGGGAGGACACGCTGTGGCATGCTCTACTGTCGCCTTATCTTAATTTAGGATTGCTGCAGCCCCTTGAGGTGGTTGAGGCTGCTGAGCGGGCCTACCATGAACGCCAAATTGCGCTTAACAATGTTGAGGGTTTTATTCGTCAGGTGCTGGGGTGGCGGGAGTATATGCATGGCCTCTACCACCATGCCGATCATAGCCAGAGTAATTGGTTTGGGCATACGCGTGCGCTACCCGATTTCTATTGGACGGCTCAGACCGAGATGAACTGCCTGCACCAAACTCTATCCCAGGTGGAGCGAACCGGCTATGCTCACCACATTCAGCGCTTGATGCTGCTCAGTAACTTTGCTTTGATTGCGGGGCTATCGCCCCAGGCTGTCGAAGATTGGTTTCATGCAGCCTTTATCGATGCCTATGACTGGGTGATGCAGACTAACGTCATCGGCATGGGACTTTTTGCTGACGGCGGTGTTCTAGCCTCTAAGCCCTATGCGGCGTCGGCTAACTACATTAACCGCATGAGCGACTACTGCAAGGGCTGTCAATATAATCCCAAGGTGCGAATCGGCGAGACGGCCTGCCCATTTAACTTTTTTTACTGGGACTTTTTAGATCGCCATCGAGATAAGCTTCAGTCCCAAGGACGCATGAGCTTTATCTTGGCGAATCTCGACAAAATGGCAGCAGAGGAGCTGGCCGCGATCCGGCAGCAGGCCCAAAACTGGCATCAAAAGCATCAGCCCGTGCAGTCAGATTGA